ATCAGGTGGTGGGTGTCCACCGGGCTGAACAGGGTCGGAAGGGAGGCGCGGCTGTGATCGAGCATGGGGAAGCTCCTCGGGGGGTAGGGAGAACTGTTGAGTAGTCTATAGAAAAGCTTCATGAATATGCAACTGCCTTCACAACCGCTCCGGTGTGAGAGTTCTGTCAGAACGGTCGTGAAAAGCCGGGACCGTCCAGCACGTCCCATTCCCGAACGGGCAGGGTCACGGAAATGCCGCTGGACCCCGCCGTTCATGAGGCAGGCGTGAGCCCCCGAATGGGGGTACTCGTGGGATGAACTTCACGTGAGGCGCCGGGCAGGGTTGGTAAACGCCCATTCCCTGACCTTGCCAAGCTGCGTCCACCGCCATGACGACGTCCCGCCCAGAACGGGCGGGAACCGTGTCCAGCGGGATCAGTGCAGCGGCTTGCCGGTGGGGCGGGGCGCGAACAGGGCGGGCATCACGAACGCTTCCAGCGCCGCGTCCTCCGCCAGTGGGGGAGACAGGAAGTACCCCTGCCCCAGGTCGCAGCCCAGGTCGCGCAGCATCTCGAGCTGCTTGCGGGTCTCCACGCCCTCGGCCACCACCTGCAACTCCAGGGTGTCCGCGATGCCGATCACGGCCTCGATCAGCGCCAGGGCGAACTGCGGCGCGCGGCGCGGCGCGCTCAGGTCGGTGATGAAGGACTTGTCGATCTTGATGCAGTTGATGGGCAGGTCGCGCAGGTACGCCAGCGAGGAATACCCGGTGCCGAAGTCGTCGATGGCGATCTTCACGCCCAGCGCCTGCAGGTCGCGCAGCGAGGACTTCACCACGTCCAGGCGGCGCATCACGGCGCTCTCGGTCAGCTCGATCTCCAGTGACGACGCGGGGAGGTCCGCGGCCTGGAGCGCGTCCCGCACGATGTCCACGAAATCCGGCTGGATGAACTGGAGCGGCGATACGTTGACGCTCACCGTCACCGCCAGCCCCGTGATGTCGTTCCAGCGCCGGGCCTGCCGGCACGCCGCCCGCAGCGCCCACGCGCCGAGCGCGATGATCTGCCCGTTGTTCTCCGCGATGGGAATGAACTCTGCGGCGGAGATCGCCCCGAGTTCCGGGTGGGTCCAGCGCAGCAGGGTCTCGAGTTTGCGCACCACGCCGTCGTCCAGCGAGCAGATCGGCTGGTACATCACGTGCAGCTCTCCGTTCGCCTGCGCCTGCCCCAGCGCGCGCTCGACCTGCTTGAGCCGCTCGATCGCGGAGTCCGTGTCGGCCTCGTAGCGGCGCACGCCCGCCTTGCCGTAGCTCTTGACGGTGTACATGGCGCTGTCGGCGTGCTGGATCAGCAGCTGCGCGTCCCGGCCGTCGTCCGGAAATACGCTGATCCCGATACTCGCGGTGAGGTTCACGATATGGTTGCCGGCCACCATCGGCTGTGACAGTTCGGCCAGCACGTGGTCCGCAATGTTCTCCGAGCGGCCGCTCGGGCCGGGCACCAGGGCGACGAATTCGTCCCCGCTCAGGCGCGCCACGAAGGTGCCGGGGCCGGCCGTCCGCTCCAGCCGGCGCGCGGTCTCCTGCAGCGCGAGATCCCCGATGCGGTGCCCCAGCGTGTCATTGACCAGCTTGAAGCCGTCCAGGTCGATGAACAGCAGAGCGAACGGCACCTCGCGGGCGATGGTGTCCTCGATGACCTCGTCGATGCGCTGGCGGTTGGGCAGGCCCGTCAGGAGGTCCGTGCCGACCAGCTGCCGCATGGTGTCCACCTCGGACATGCTGCGGACATAGCGGTCCTTGAAGCCAATGAAGGCGTTCGTCACCACGAACAGCGCCACGTTCGCGAGGTTCAGTTCCAGCAGCGCGTACGTGATGCCCTGGGGTGTCCCGGTGAAGAACGACCGCACCAGATACAGGCCGCTGACCAGGAAAAACAGCGTGAAGAAGACGATCGATGCCAGCCGGGCGCTGCGCAGGCGTGGAATGAAGAACGACAGCACCTGCAACGCCGGAATCCAGAAGAACGTCTCGGTCATCTGGAGCTGCACCACGTACGTCTGCGGGATCAGAAACAGGATGAAGACCAGCTTGCCCAGGAACAGGGCGCTCATGGCGAACACCAGCGCCGTCACCGCCATGTTCGTCAGGGTGGGCCGGCGCCACAGCAACCCGGACAGCGCGAGCAGCAGCACCATGGCGAACGGGTATGTCACCTGGTCGAAGGTGCTGCCCTGTCCGCTGGGGACGTCGAAGGCCATGCCGATCGCGAAGGCGAGGGCGGCCAGCGGCAGCGCGAAGAGGAGTGGACGCCGCCACTCGATCTCCGGCTGTGACCGGGCGCGCAGATCTGCTTCGGTGGGGAGCCTGGCCATGACTGGCTCAGATGCTATGACGTCGTATCTCTCAGATTCCTTTCACGCGTTGGCGGGTCCCGTCCCCCGTTGCCGGAACGTCGGTTGACATCGACTCAATTTTGGTTTACGCCGGCTTCACGTGCTGCTCACGTGGTGTGGCTGGAGCGGAGTCGCATGTCCGGCGACTTCGCTCCAGCCAGGCTTTCCAGGACTGGTGCCCGGGTGTCTCTACTTCTGTCCAGCCCGCACGGGGATCGGCAGCGCGAGCGCTCGGCCTCCCCAGTCCTGCCGCATCCACCCCCAGTCGGGCTCGTCCACCGGGGGCGTGCGGCGCGCGTCACCGGTCGCCTCGCCCGCCATGAAGTTCAGGTAGTACACGTTGCTGCCCGGCGCCGCCGCGACCGGGTGGTACCCGCGGCGGCTGAGAATCACGTCGCCGTCCCGGGCGACCAGGGCCTCGTCGTCGCCGTCCTCGGGGGAGTAGTTGCGGTGGATCGCCCAGCCGTGGGCGGGCTGCACGCGGTAGTGGTACGTTTCCTCGATGTAGAGGCTGCTCAGCTGCCCGTCGTGGCGGTGCGGTGGCCACCCGCTCCAGTTACCGCTGGGCGTGTAGACCTCGTACACCAGCAGCCGCTCGGCCGCTTGGTCCGGCCCCAGCACGTGGCTGACCTGCCGGGTCGCGTTCGCGCCGCCCCTCATCTCGACCTGGATGTCCTCCGGCCGGACGAGCCGCACCGGCAACGTGCCGGTGGCGGGAGCGCCGCCGTGCGCGAAGGTGCCGGTGCCCTCCACGCGGTACGCCGTGCCCGGCGGCAGGTACACCACGGTCGGCAGTTCCTCGAACACCCCGCGCCGCGAGACGTCGTGCGTGGCGCCCCGCACCGTGACGTGCAGCGCTCCCTGTTGCGGCACGACGGCGACCTCGTTCGCGCCAGTGTGGCCGTCGTGCGCGGCGCCGTCCAGCGTCACCACGCCGAAGGACAGGTGGGTCCAGCCGGCGCTGGCGGGCGTGAGGTCCACCTGCCCGGCCGCGTCGGGACGCAGATGGTCCCTGGAAGTCACGGCGTCGCCTGCACGTCCTGAACGCGCACCGGTCGGCCCTCCTTCAGGCTGCGGGTACACGCCAGCGCGAGCCGCAGCGACTCGACCGCGTCGTGGGCGCCCGGCGTGGGCGCGCGGCCCTCGCGCAGGGCCAGCACGAACGCGGCGATCTCGGCTCGGTACGCGTCCCGGAAGCGGTCCATGAAGAAGTGGTAGTGGTCCATGCCCACGCCCTCGCCGTAGCGCAGCAGCGCCGTCTTCGGCGTCGCGTCCATGACCAGCTTGCCGCCAGACCCGAAGACCTCGGTGCGGACGTCGTAGCCGTACACGGCGCGGCGCGAGTTCTGCACCACGCCCTGCGCGCCGTTCTCGAAGCGCAGCAGCGCGGTGGTGGTGTCCACGTCCCCGATCTCCCCGATGGCCGGATCGACGTTGACGCTCCCCACGGCAGTCACCTCGGTGACCTCGCCCACCAGGAAGCGCGCGATGTCCAGGTCGTGAATCGCCTGATCGAGGAATACCCCGCCGGAGATCTTCAGGTACTCCAGCGGGGGCGGCGCCGGGTCGCGGCCGGTCGCGCTGAACTGCTCGATGACGCCGACCTCGCCCGCGTCGATGCGCTCCCTGGCCTGGATGTACGGCGCGTCGTAGCGGCGGTTGAACCCGATCTGGAAGGGCACGCCGCGCTCCTGCACGATGCGCATGACCCGCTCGGTCTCGGCCAGATCGGCGGCCACGGGCTTCTCGCAGAAGATCGCCTTGCCGGCCAGCGCCGCCGCCTCGATCAGCGCGGCGTGCGTGCTCGTCGGCGTGACGATGATGACGGCCTCGACGTCCGGGTCATGGATGGCGTCCAGGGGGTCCGCATACGTGCGCGCCGCCCGCGTCAGGCGCGCGACGGTCTGCGCGGCCGCCTCCACCGGATCGGCAACGGCGACCACCTGCGCGTCCGGCAGACCGATCAGGGCGTGGCCGTGCTCGACGCCCATGCGGCCGGCACCGAGGATGGCGAAACGGAGGGGGGGCGGAGCGGTGTTCATCGTGGCGGGGTCAGTCATGGTCGTGTCCTTGGGGGTGCAGGAAGTCGAGGTAGGGTGCGGCGGCGTCCCGGACGGCCGCGCGGATGGCCGCGTACCCGGCGCGGTGCGTGGGCAGGCCGGGCGACGCCGCCCACGCGGTCCGCACCGCGCGGTACAGGGCGCTGCCGATGTTCACCTTGGTCACGCCGGCGGCCACCGCGGCCCGCAGGTCGGCCGGGTCGATGCCGCTGCCGCCGTGCAGCACCAGCGGCCCGCCCACCCGCTCTCCGATGCGGCGCAGCAACCCGAGGTCGAGTCGGCTGGCGTGGCCGTGCTCGCTGCCCACCGCGCACGCGATCAGGTCGGCGCCGGCGTCTCGCAGCGCGCGGGCCTGGTCGGGGTCGGTGGTGTCGAGCACGTTGTCGTCGGCGCCGGGCAACCCGAAGCCCTCGGCGCTGACTTCCAGGGCCGCGCCGCACGCGCGCGCGATGACGGCCAGGTGGGCGGTCACGCGCCGGGTTTCCTCGAAGGGCAGGCCCTGGCCGTCGAACATCACGCTTCCGTAGCCGGCGCGCAGGCACGCGACCACCTGATCCACGTCCCGCCCGTGGTCGAGGTGCAGCGCGACCGGCACGCGGACCTCGTCGGCCAGCGCGCGGACCATCTGCGCGAACACGTGCGGGCTCGCCTGGGCCAGGTCCGCCGGGTACGTCTGGAGGATCACCGGGCGTCCGGCGGCCTCGGCGGCCTCAACACATCCCCTGGCCATCTCCAGCGAGCAGACGTTGTACGCCGGCAGGGCGTAGCCGCCGGCCAGCGCGGCGGCGTACAGCGGCCGGGCGTCCGCGTACCACGTCACGCCGGGCCGTCCATCAGGGCCTGGACCTCCGCCCACGTGGGCGTGAAGTTCGCGCAGCCGATCCGCGTGACCACGATGGCCCCGCACGCGTTCCCGACCCGCGCGGCCCCCGGCCAGTCCAGGCCTCGCAGCCGCCCGGCGACCACGCCTGCCGCGAATGCGTCGCCGGCGCCCAACACGCTCAGCACCTCGACCGGGAAGCCCGGCACGGTCACGGCCGCCTCGCCCTGTCGGTGGACGGTGCAGCCGCGCGCGCCCTCCTTGACGATCACGACCGGCACCTCCGCGAGCAGCGCGGCCGTGTTCGCGGCCACGTCGCCGCGGATCTCCGGCGCGGTGATCATCGAGTGGCGGATCGTCACATCGGCGGGATCGCGCAGCAGGGCGGCGTTGATCTCCTCCTCGGTGCCCAGCACCACGTCCACGTCGCGCAGCAGCGCCCGGATATTCAGGCCGTACCCCAGCAGGCCCGGCCACATGTCCGCGCGGAAGTCCAGGTCGAGGTACACCGGCACGCCCGCTCCGTGTGCCCGTCTGGCCGCGTGCAGCGTGGCGGAGCGCCCGGGATCGCGTGCCAGCGCCGAGCCGTTCACCACCAGCGCCCGCGCCGCCTCAATGGGCGCGGCGTCGATGTCGGGGATGCCCAGCTGGATGTCGGCGGCGTTCTCGCGGTAGAAGGTGATCGGAAAGCGGTCCGGCGGCTGGATGCCCAGCAGCACCGCGCTGGTGCGCGTGCCGGGCTTGCGGGGGATGTAGCGCGTCTCGACGTTCTCCCGCTCCAGGCCGGCCAGGATGAAGTCCCCGACCTGATCCTCGCCCACCGCCGTGAGCAGCGCCGAGCGCACGCCCAGGCGGCTCGCGCCCACGGCGATGTTCAGCGGACTGCCGCCCAGGTACGCCCCGAAGCGCGTGATCTCGGAAAACGGCGCGCCGATGTCGTCCGAGTACAGGTCGATGGACGAGCGGCCCACCGTGAACAGCTCGGTGCCGGGGGTCGGGTCCGTCACGCGCTGGTCCCGCCCGCCAGGCCGCGCAGGTAATCCAGATTCGCCGTCGCGCTCACGAGCGGCTCGCCCATGCCCGGCAACACGTCCTGCTCGACCGTGATCCAGCCCGCGTACCCGCCGCGTTCCAGTTCGCCCAGCACGGCCGGGAAGGGCACCACACCGCGACCCAGCTCGCAGAACACGCCGGCACCGACGGCCTGCTGGTATGTCAGGCCCTGGGTGCGGGCGTGGGCGGCCACGTCGGCGGACATGTCCTTGAAGTGCACGTACCACACGCGGCCACGCAGGGCCTTCAGGCCCTCCAGCACGACTGCCGGGTCGCTGGTGCCGCTGCCGTACAGGAAGTGCCCGGTGTCGAACACCAGGCCGACCAGCGCCGGATCGGTGCGCTCCAGGAAGGTGGCGATCTCGGCCGGCGTCTCGACGTACCCGCCGCAGTGGTGGTGGAACACCGTGCGCAGGCCCGTCTCGGCCCGCACCGCGCGGGCGATGCGCTCGGCGCCGGCGGTGAAGGCGGCCCAGCCGGCGTCGTCCAGCGACAGGTCCGGCGTGATGTGCCCGGCGTTCTGAAGTCTTGGCGCGTCCCGGCTGTGCTCGTCGGCCAGCACGACCAGCGGCGACCACCCGTCGCCCACGTCCGCCACCGCCGCGAGCTGCCGGGCAATCCTCAGCACGCGCGCCTCGCCCTCCGCGTGGGCGGCCGGGTCGCGCAGGTACACGCCCTCGTACGCACCCAGCATGGTCAGGTTCCGGCTGTGCAGGGCCGCGCGCAGGGCGGGGATGTCGGTCGGGAGGTAGCCGTAGTCCCCGAGTTCGGTGCCCCGGTAACCGGCCAGCACGAGTTCGTCCAGCATGCGCGGCGCGGGGACACCCTCGCCGAAGCCCTCGATGGTGCCCCACGAGCAGGGCGCGTTGCCGAACCGGATGGAGGATGGGGATGCGCTCACGACAGCTCCTGTGGGATAGGGAAGGGGGGGCGGCCGGTCATCCGGCGTCCGGGGTGGTCGCGGCGGAGTACGGCACCTGCTGAGCGAGGTGCTGCTCGTAGGCCCGGCGCGCCGCCGTGACACCTGGCTGCGCCGACACGGCCGCGATGGGCACGTCCCACCACGACTCGAAGCCCGGCACGCGCTCGCGCAGGTTCACCGGCACCACGACCACGTGCACGCCGCCCTGGGCGTGCGCGGCGTCCACCGCCGAGCGCAACTCGGCCAGCGTGGCGGCCTGGAGCGCGTGCGCGCCCATGCCCTGCGCGTGCTTCACGAAATCCAGCGCCACGGTGGGTCCGTCGGTGCGGCCAGTGTGCGGATCGCGGTGGCGCAGCTCGTTGTTGAAGCTGGGACTGCCGCACTCCATCTGCAGGCCCCGGATGCTCATGAACGCCCGGTTGTCCACCAGCACGACCGTCAGGTTCACGTTCTCCGCGACAGCTGTCACGAGTTCCGAGTTCAGCATCAGGTACGAGCCGTCCCCGACCATCACGACCACGCGCCGCTCCGGCTCGGCCAGCGCCACGCCCAGGCCCGCCGGGATCTCGTAGCCCATGCAGGAAAAGCCGTACTCGACGTGATAGGCCCTGGGATCTTCGGCGCGCCACAGCCGCACGAGGTCGCCGGGCATGCTGCCGGCGGCGCAGATCACCGTGGCGTGCCCGCCGACCACGTCGTTCACGGTGCCGATCACGCTGCCCTGCGACGGCGGCGTGCTGCCGGTGTCGGCCCGCTGGGCGTCCACGGCCGCGGTCCACTCCTCACGCAGCGCGGCGATCTCGGCCGCATACTCGGGCGCGACGGTGTGGTCCGCCAGCGCCGCCGCGAGGGCCACCAGCGCGTCCCGCGCGTCCGCGACCACGCTCAGCGCGCCGAGTTTGGCGGCGTCCATCGGCACGACGTTCACGCCGATCACGCGCACATCCGGCGCGAAGGCGGTCTTGCTGGCGGTCACGAAGTCGCCCAGGCGCGTGCCCACCGCGACGATCAGGTCGGCGTCGCGTGCCAGCCGGTTCGCGGCCAGCCCGCCGATGGCCCCGATCGGCCCGGCGTTCTGCGGGTGGTTCCACGGCACCGCGCCCTTCCCGGCCTGCGACTCGCAGAACGGCAGCCCGGTCGCCCCGGCCAGCGCGGCCAGCGCCCCTTCCGCCCCGCTGTAGATCACGCCGCCGCCGCCCACGATCAGCGGCCGCTTCGCCGCGCGGATCAGGGCCGCCGCGTGCCCGATCAGTTCCGCCTCGGGTGGGGGCCGACGGACGCGCCACACGCGCTCGTTGAAGAAGGCGTCAGGCCAGTCGTAGGCCTCGGTCTGCACGTCCTCGGGCAGCGACACCACGACCGCGCCGGTCTCGGCCGGGTCGGTCAGCACGCGCATCGCCTCCGGCAGCGCCGACAGCAGCTGCTCGGGCCGGGAGATCCGGGTGTAGAAGCGGCTGACCGGCCGGAAGCAGTCGTTCACGCTCACGTCGTGCTCGGTGGGGTGCTCCACCTGTTGCAGCACGGGGTCCGGCAGGCGGTTGGCGAAGAAGTCGCTGGGCAGCAGCAGCACCGGCAGGCGGTTCACGGTGGCCAGCGCCGCGCCGGTGAGCATGTTCGTGCTGCCAGGGCCGACCGAGGCCGTGCACGCGTAGGTCTGGAGCCGGCCCCGGTGCCGGGCGAACGCGGCGGCCACGTGCACCATGCCCTGCTCGTTCTGCGGGCGGTAGGTGGGCAGATCAAGCGCGTCCCCGTATTCCTCCAGCGCCTGCCCCAGGCCCGCCACGTTGCCGTGCCCGAAGATGCCCCACACGCCGGGAATAAGCCGCTGCCGCACGCCGTCGCGCTCGCTGTACTGCGCCGCCAGGAAGTGCACCACGGCCTGCGCGACCGTCAGGCGGCGGGTCACGACCGGCCCTCCAGCGGAAACTCGTTCATGATCTCCTCTCCGAACTCCGGCACCCGCACCGTCTCGCCGGTGACCAGCGCGTGCTGCGCGGCCAGGGCCAGCTGCAGCGAGTGCAGCGCGTCCCGCACTGAGGGCGTGAGCGCGTGGCCTGTCTGCACGCCGCGCGCGAATGCGGTGATCTCCGCGGCGTACGCGGCGGGAAAGCGCTCGCTGAAATGCC
This sequence is a window from Deinococcus metalli. Protein-coding genes within it:
- a CDS encoding putative bifunctional diguanylate cyclase/phosphodiesterase → MARLPTEADLRARSQPEIEWRRPLLFALPLAALAFAIGMAFDVPSGQGSTFDQVTYPFAMVLLLALSGLLWRRPTLTNMAVTALVFAMSALFLGKLVFILFLIPQTYVVQLQMTETFFWIPALQVLSFFIPRLRSARLASIVFFTLFFLVSGLYLVRSFFTGTPQGITYALLELNLANVALFVVTNAFIGFKDRYVRSMSEVDTMRQLVGTDLLTGLPNRQRIDEVIEDTIAREVPFALLFIDLDGFKLVNDTLGHRIGDLALQETARRLERTAGPGTFVARLSGDEFVALVPGPSGRSENIADHVLAELSQPMVAGNHIVNLTASIGISVFPDDGRDAQLLIQHADSAMYTVKSYGKAGVRRYEADTDSAIERLKQVERALGQAQANGELHVMYQPICSLDDGVVRKLETLLRWTHPELGAISAAEFIPIAENNGQIIALGAWALRAACRQARRWNDITGLAVTVSVNVSPLQFIQPDFVDIVRDALQAADLPASSLEIELTESAVMRRLDVVKSSLRDLQALGVKIAIDDFGTGYSSLAYLRDLPINCIKIDKSFITDLSAPRRAPQFALALIEAVIGIADTLELQVVAEGVETRKQLEMLRDLGCDLGQGYFLSPPLAEDAALEAFVMPALFAPRPTGKPLH
- the iolB gene encoding 5-deoxy-glucuronate isomerase, whose protein sequence is MTSRDHLRPDAAGQVDLTPASAGWTHLSFGVVTLDGAAHDGHTGANEVAVVPQQGALHVTVRGATHDVSRRGVFEELPTVVYLPPGTAYRVEGTGTFAHGGAPATGTLPVRLVRPEDIQVEMRGGANATRQVSHVLGPDQAAERLLVYEVYTPSGNWSGWPPHRHDGQLSSLYIEETYHYRVQPAHGWAIHRNYSPEDGDDEALVARDGDVILSRRGYHPVAAAPGSNVYYLNFMAGEATGDARRTPPVDEPDWGWMRQDWGGRALALPIPVRAGQK
- the iolG gene encoding inositol 2-dehydrogenase, with translation MTDPATMNTAPPPLRFAILGAGRMGVEHGHALIGLPDAQVVAVADPVEAAAQTVARLTRAARTYADPLDAIHDPDVEAVIIVTPTSTHAALIEAAALAGKAIFCEKPVAADLAETERVMRIVQERGVPFQIGFNRRYDAPYIQARERIDAGEVGVIEQFSATGRDPAPPPLEYLKISGGVFLDQAIHDLDIARFLVGEVTEVTAVGSVNVDPAIGEIGDVDTTTALLRFENGAQGVVQNSRRAVYGYDVRTEVFGSGGKLVMDATPKTALLRYGEGVGMDHYHFFMDRFRDAYRAEIAAFVLALREGRAPTPGAHDAVESLRLALACTRSLKEGRPVRVQDVQATP
- a CDS encoding class II fructose-bisphosphate aldolase, whose protein sequence is MTWYADARPLYAAALAGGYALPAYNVCSLEMARGCVEAAEAAGRPVILQTYPADLAQASPHVFAQMVRALADEVRVPVALHLDHGRDVDQVVACLRAGYGSVMFDGQGLPFEETRRVTAHLAVIARACGAALEVSAEGFGLPGADDNVLDTTDPDQARALRDAGADLIACAVGSEHGHASRLDLGLLRRIGERVGGPLVLHGGSGIDPADLRAAVAAGVTKVNIGSALYRAVRTAWAASPGLPTHRAGYAAIRAAVRDAAAPYLDFLHPQGHDHD
- the iolC gene encoding 5-dehydro-2-deoxygluconokinase, with product MTDPTPGTELFTVGRSSIDLYSDDIGAPFSEITRFGAYLGGSPLNIAVGASRLGVRSALLTAVGEDQVGDFILAGLERENVETRYIPRKPGTRTSAVLLGIQPPDRFPITFYRENAADIQLGIPDIDAAPIEAARALVVNGSALARDPGRSATLHAARRAHGAGVPVYLDLDFRADMWPGLLGYGLNIRALLRDVDVVLGTEEEINAALLRDPADVTIRHSMITAPEIRGDVAANTAALLAEVPVVIVKEGARGCTVHRQGEAAVTVPGFPVEVLSVLGAGDAFAAGVVAGRLRGLDWPGAARVGNACGAIVVTRIGCANFTPTWAEVQALMDGPA
- a CDS encoding TIM barrel protein; protein product: MSASPSSIRFGNAPCSWGTIEGFGEGVPAPRMLDELVLAGYRGTELGDYGYLPTDIPALRAALHSRNLTMLGAYEGVYLRDPAAHAEGEARVLRIARQLAAVADVGDGWSPLVVLADEHSRDAPRLQNAGHITPDLSLDDAGWAAFTAGAERIARAVRAETGLRTVFHHHCGGYVETPAEIATFLERTDPALVGLVFDTGHFLYGSGTSDPAVVLEGLKALRGRVWYVHFKDMSADVAAHARTQGLTYQQAVGAGVFCELGRGVVPFPAVLGELERGGYAGWITVEQDVLPGMGEPLVSATANLDYLRGLAGGTSA
- the iolD gene encoding 3D-(3,5/4)-trihydroxycyclohexane-1,2-dione acylhydrolase (decyclizing), with translation MTRRLTVAQAVVHFLAAQYSERDGVRQRLIPGVWGIFGHGNVAGLGQALEEYGDALDLPTYRPQNEQGMVHVAAAFARHRGRLQTYACTASVGPGSTNMLTGAALATVNRLPVLLLPSDFFANRLPDPVLQQVEHPTEHDVSVNDCFRPVSRFYTRISRPEQLLSALPEAMRVLTDPAETGAVVVSLPEDVQTEAYDWPDAFFNERVWRVRRPPPEAELIGHAAALIRAAKRPLIVGGGGVIYSGAEGALAALAGATGLPFCESQAGKGAVPWNHPQNAGPIGAIGGLAANRLARDADLIVAVGTRLGDFVTASKTAFAPDVRVIGVNVVPMDAAKLGALSVVADARDALVALAAALADHTVAPEYAAEIAALREEWTAAVDAQRADTGSTPPSQGSVIGTVNDVVGGHATVICAAGSMPGDLVRLWRAEDPRAYHVEYGFSCMGYEIPAGLGVALAEPERRVVVMVGDGSYLMLNSELVTAVAENVNLTVVLVDNRAFMSIRGLQMECGSPSFNNELRHRDPHTGRTDGPTVALDFVKHAQGMGAHALQAATLAELRSAVDAAHAQGGVHVVVVPVNLRERVPGFESWWDVPIAAVSAQPGVTAARRAYEQHLAQQVPYSAATTPDAG